The following DNA comes from Rhizobium lusitanum.
GAAGGCGATGGCGATGCTTGTGATCAGCAGGAGGCTGCGCGTCGGTTTGCGTGCCATGGTGCGGCGGAGAAGGGTGTAGCGGTTTATGGTGCTCACGCGGCCTCCCGTTCGACGAACTGGCCCTTGTCCAGACGCAGCACGCGCTTGGCGGAGCGCGCCGCCATATCGTCATGCGTCACCATGACGATGGTCTTTCCGAGTTCTGCGTTGAGGATGCGCAGCATGGCGAGCACCTCTTCGGCGGAAGAGCGATCGAGATCGCCCGTTGGCTCATCGCAGAGCAACAGTTTCGGATCGCTCGCCAGCGCTCGTGCAATCCCCACACGCTGCTGCTGGCCCCCAGAAAGCTCCGACGGCAAATGCTTGCGCCTATCGGTAAGGCCGACAAGCGACAGGATCGTCTCGACCCGCTCCCGACGCTGGCGCGCGGTCAGGCTGGTCAGGAGCAGAGGAAGCTCGATATTCTGCTCCGCCGTCAGCATCGGCATCAGATTGTAGAACTGGAACACGAAGCCGACATTGGCACCGCGCCATTTCGTCAGCGCGCTTTCGCTCATTCGGCTGATGCGCGCATGTCCGAAATTGATGTCGCCGCCATCGGGACGGTCGATACCGCCGATGAGGTTTAAGAGGGTCGATTTGCCGGAGCCGGAAGGGCCGACGATCGCGACGAAATCGCCAGCGCCGATGGTCATGGTCAGATCCGAAAAGATCGTCACGGCGTTCTTGCCGATCCGGTAGTCCTTGCGCACATTATTGATCACAATCCCGTCGTCTGGCGCAGCTGTGCTGTTGTCCATTTCAAAGTCCTCTTTCATTTGCGTTTGCCTGAAGTTCTGGAGCATCCAGAGTGACCTTCGCCGCTATGTTCGGCAGTACGCGTGTGGGCGGTGTCAGGAATTCCAGCCGGGCAGTCACCGTGCCCTTCTGCATTGAGGCCGCCGGCACGATTGTCCGCACACGCATCTTGAATTTCCGGTTGGGGAAGGCGTCGAGAACGGCGACCGCCGTCTGGCCGGGTTCAATGCGCGCAGCATTGGATTGCGCGATATCGACGTCGATGGTCAGGGAGTTCGGGTCGAGAAGGATGGCGATCCCGTCTCGTGGCCCGCCGCCATCCGTGCCGGAGGCAACCATATCGCCGGGGCCAACGAGCCGGGTGACGATCACACCGTCGAACGGAGCGACAATCCGGTGGAGCGCCAGGTTTCTTTCCTGCTTCTCCACCTGTAGCCCTGCGGTTTCGGCCGTTTGTCGCGCGACATCGAGATCGCTGGTCAACTGCACAACGGAGAGGCTATCGTCATCAAGGCTGCTCGCTGCCTTGGCACCGCGTTCGACAAGCAATTTGGTACGCTCCAGGGTCTTGCGAGTCTGTGCTAGCGAAACTTCGACCCGGCGTGCCGCAGCGGCTGTGCCTGCGGCCTGGGATCTGGCGATCCTGAGTTCGATCTCGTCTGTTGTCGTATCCAGCTGCGCGATAACTTGTCCCGCAGCGAAATGGTCGCCGACATCCAACGGCAGTTCGACCACCTTGCCACCGATCTCCGGCCGCAGGGTGATCATCTTCTCGGCCACGACATAGCCAGAGCCGATCACGGTCTGAAGCGGAGGTGTCTGCGGCAGTCGAGCGGGGAGCTGGTCTTGCGCTATCGCGTCAGTTTCTTTTACTGGCTGGGAGATGGATCCCGTTGCAGTGGGCCCCCACAAACTCTCGGCAAGGGGAAGCGACATGTAAGCCGCTGTCGCGAGTGCTACGGCTAAGCCGGTCAGCGCCACCCCACGCATTGGGAGCCGACGGCTCGCGGCTGTATCGGCGGGCGGTGTTCCTTCGCGCTCGATCGACAGCGACCGAAGTCGGTTCGCGATATTCGCTTCTGCATTCATGAGGGGTCTCCAGACGTTGACGGCGTGATTTTCCGCCGCCGGAACGTCTGGCGCGACCTCGATCGTGATTTAGGACGTCGCAGAACGCGATCTAGATCGCCGGAAGCTGCGAGTCAGGCCATAGTGGCGACAAATATGGTTACCCTGGGGAGGGGTCTTATGCTGTTCGTGCCGTTACCCTTCGTCGTTGCTCTCCTGCTTCTTCTACTGTTTCTGACAGTGGTGAGGCGTGACGATGAGCTTGCCGCGAACCGGCCCTTTCTCGTCCTGCTTCTGCTTTGTGCCGTGCAGTCAATCCTCGTCGGGCTGCGCCTGGGCTATGGTCTGCAGTGGATTGGCTATCTGGCGCTGGTGATCCCAACGGTCATGCCGCCACTGGTTTATGCCGGCGTGCGCAGATTGGGCGTGGACAGTCCCAGGCGCTGGCCCGCTCTCCTGGGCTTCTACAGCTTTCCTCCCGTTGTCATTGCCGTGCTGGCCGTTGTCTGGCCCGAGGCCATCGATATCGCGATGATCCTCATTCAAATCGCCTATGCCGTGGCATTGCTCTGGCTTGTCCGGCCGGGCCCCGACGCGTTGCGTCTGGCGTCGTTCGAGGCGGCACAGCCGGCGCATCGCGCGCTTGTCTTTGCCGCTGGCGCGCTGTGTTTTTCGGCATTGATCGACGCGCTGGTGCTGTTTGATTTCGGCTGGACCCATGGCGCGCATGTCGGCTTGATCGTCAGCATCGCCAATCTTGTCGGCCTGCTTGTCCTCGGTACTGCGGCGGCGGCGGCCGCCAGCCGGAATTCCACAGACGCCGAGATGGTGGAGATCCCGCCTGTGCTCGACACAGCCGAAGATAAGGATACCGTCGACAGGATCCATGCGTTGATGCAGGAGAAGAATCTCTATCGGGATGCCAATCTCAACCTTGAACGGCTGGCTCGCAAAGCCGGGATACCGTCGCGTCGCATCTCGGGTGCCATCAACCGGGCCACGGCCAAGAACGTCTCGCAATATGTCAACGATTACCGGATTGCCGAAGCCTGCCGGCTACTGGCCGAGACAGACCAATCGGTGACCGAGATCATGCTTGAGGCCGGTTTCCAGACCAAATCGAATTTCAATCGCGAGTTCCGTCGGGTCACCGATATGACACCTGTCGCGTGGCGCGAGAAGTGCGCCTATTCCGCAAATCCGGCCTGATGCGATGGCGCTTAAGGCTTCGCCGTATATCCGAGGCTGCGACTGATATCGTCGGCTGTCTTGCGCAGCATCGACAGAAGCGCTTCGCGCCGCTCGATGTAGCGGCTGGTCAGCGTACCCAGATTAAGGGCTGCAACGACGTGGCCGGCGGCGTCGAAAACGGGCATTGCGATGCCGGTCGAACCTGTGACGAATTCCTGGTCGTTGACCGCATATCCGTCCAGCCTCACCTTGACGAGGATATCCCGGATCTCCTGCAAATTGGTGTTCGTGTAGGGCGTGTAAGATAGGAACTGTACGCGGGAGAGATAATCCTCCAACGTCTGGTTCGGCGCGTGGGCAAGAAGAACACGGCCCATAGCTGTGCAATAGGCGACGATGGCCGCGTCCAAATTCACGTCATAGCGTATCGGCTGGCGGCTCACGCATTTTGCCAGCCTGCGGACGTCGCAATGGGCGTTCATGGCGCTGAGCAGTACGGTCTCGCCAGATTCGTCGCGCAAGCGCTCCATGAACGGCATCGCCTTGACCACCAGCGGCTCTTCATGGCGCCGGAAAGGGAAGCCGTGCCGGCCCGCCTCGACCAGCATGTAGCGCCCGGTGGAATCCTGCACGAGATGGCCGCGCGCGGCGAGGGTCTGCACCAATCCATGCGCGCTGCTTTTCGGCAGGGTCAGATCCCGAACGATCTGCGACAAGGCAACGGCTTCCCGCCGCCCCGCCATATATTCAAGAATATCAAGGACACGTCCGGCGCTCTTCACTTCCGAGTTCATATATGTGAACGACCTTCCCGTTGTTGGCCAGTCGATCGGCCTGTAACAGTTGTGCCGAGAAAAGCGACAACCGGCAAGGCGGCTGCGATGATGAGCGAAACGAAAAAGCAAGCAGAGGTCAGCGAACCCTGGCTCTGGCCGGACGAAGTCTGGTGGAGCCGCGTCGACAAGGTGCGCGCCGGGCGGTCGTTGCGGCCGGCAAAGTGGAAGAATGGCGCCCGCATGGCGGTGGCCTTGTCCTTCGACGCCGACCACGAGACGTTCGAGTTGCGCAATGGCGGCATTTCGATCGGCCGCATGAGCCAGGGGCAGTATGGCCCTCGTTCAGGCATGCCGCGCATTCTCAAGTTACTCGAAAAATATGCAGTTCCAGCCTCGGTCTTCATGCCGGCGGTGTCGGCGATGATCAATGCTGATGAAGCGCGCGCCGTCGTGGCCTCTGGTCATGAACTTGGCATGCATAGCTGGATCCACGAGTTCAATTCGCGCCTGGACGAAGCGACGGAACGCGATCTTGCGTTGCGGGCTGCCGATGTGCTGGAGCGTATTTCCGGTGTTCGACCGGTTGGCATGCGCACGGCCTCCTGGGATTTCAGTCCGCACACGCTGAAGATCGCCCGCGAGATGAATCTGCTTTACGATTCGTCGTTGATGGCCGACGAGGAACCCTACGAGCTTCTCGAAGACGGCGAGCCGACGGGCATTGTCGAAATCCCGGTGGAGTGGATCCGCGACGACGCTCCTTATGTGGCGATGGACCGTATGACTGGTGCGCGACCCTATAGCAGCCCGTCGATGGTTCTCGATATTTTCCAGCGTGAACTGGAGGTGGCCTATGAGGAGGGCGGGCTTTTCCAGCTTACTCTTCATCCGCATCACATCGGCCATCGTTCGCGTATCTTCATTCTGGAAGAGATTATTCGCCAGGCGCAGGCCAAAGGGGACGTATGGTTCGCCACCCATGCGGAGCTAGCCGCCTATTGCGCTTCGGAAGCCGGTCTGAAGACATTGCACCAATAAATGATGTGCGTCCGGCGGCGCGCGACGACGTTCTTGAATTTCAAAGGGGGTAGTAGATTATGCATTTCAAGTTCTTATCCGTAGTGGCTCTTGCCGCGAGCCTTCTGGCAACGGCCGCCTATGCGCAATCGGCGAAGGATACGCTGACGATCGACCTGCCGAATGATGCGGCCACGCTCGATCCGCATCTTCAATGGGACACGGACAGCTACAGCGTCTATCGCAATATCTTCGACAATCTCATCACCCGCGATACAGCGGGCGCGATCGTGCCGCAGATCGCAACCTCCTGGAAATATCTCGACGACAAGACCCTCGAATTCCAGATTCGCGACGATGTGACCTTCCAGGACGGCAGCAAGCTGACAGCCGAGGATGTCGCCTACAGCGTCAACCGCATTATCGATCCGGCTCTGAAGAGCCCGCAATTGTCGCAGTTCAACCAGATCGTCAAGGCCGAGGCCACCAGCCCGACAGTAGTTAAGATGACGACGAAATCGCCCTATCCGGTGCTGATTGCCCAGCTCGTCAAGCTGTCGATCGTACCAAAGGCCTATGTCGAGAGGGTGGGAGCTCAGGAGTTCAATCTGAAGCCGATGGGCAGCGGCCCCTACAGGCTGGTGCAGTGGCAGAAGGGTGTGCAAACCGAGCTTCAGGCGAATGATCACTACTGGCGCGCAAAGCCGCCCTTCGAGCACGTCGTCTTCCGCGCCGTGCCCGACGTCTCCACCCGCATCGCTGATCTGAAGACCGGGAAGGCCGACCTCGTTCGCGATCTTCCTTCGGATCAGGCGATTGCGCTGAAGAGCAGCGAGGAGGCGCAGGTGCTCTCGGTTCCGACCGAGCGCGTCGGCTATATCTACATCAACGCCCAGGCTGGTGCGACGCAGGATGTCCGCGTGCGCCATGCGATCGCCTATGCCATCGACCGGCAGACCCTGGTCGATGCGCTGCTCCAGGGCTTCGGCTCACCGGTCAACGTCGTCGGTGCCAAACCGATCTTCGGTTACACCGAGAGGGTCGACGGCTACCCCTTTGATCCGGATAAGGCGCGCGCCCTGATCAAGGATGCGGGTGCCGAAGGGGCGAAGATCGAGTTTTTGACTTCGCCCTCCTATGATCGTTCCATGGTGGAAGCCATCCAGCAGATGCTGAACGATGTGGGCCTTGATACGACGATCACCTCGCTCGATCAGGCGACATTCCTGAAGCGTCGCCAGGGAGACGCCAAGGACGCCGGCAGCATGGCTTTCGGTCGCTGGTCCTGCGCCTGCCAGGATGCGGACGGTATCATTTTCCCGCTCTTCCGCACCGGCAGCAGCTGGGCGAAATACAGCAATCCGCAGTTCGACAGCCTCGTCGACGATGCCCGTTCGACGCTCGACAGCGACAAGCGGCTGGAGGACTACCGGAAGGCCTATGAAATCCTGAAGCAGGACGTGCCGGGCATCGGGCTTTATCAGGGCGATGCCGTCTACGGCGCCAGCAAGAATCTGAAATGGCAGCCGAGCCCCAACGAAGCCATGTTCGTCATGGACATGAGCTGGCAGCAATAGGCCGGGCAGATTATGGATTCGGCCGGTGACTGGAGCCTGCCTTTCTGTATCAATAGGCTAGACGTGTCCGACGATTCTGATCCGCCGGACACCATGTCCTCCCGCCTTTGACCTTTCGTTCGGATGGCTTCCATGACCCTTGCTATTTCTCCCGATGATATCGACCAGGCGGCGCTGCTTTTGGAATTGCAGCGTTGGGTGGAGATCGAAACCCACACGCCGGACGCCGACGCCGTGAACCGGCTAGCCGATCGTGTCGAGGCAATTGCCAAGACAGCAGGTCTGGAAACCGAGCGGACGCCCGGAACGCTGGGCTTCGGCGATATTCTGGCGGTGCGTTCTCCTCGTCCTGCCGGCAGCAACCAGAAGAGCACGCTCATCCTGGCGCATCTGGACACGGTTCATGCGGCCGGCACGATCAAGAACCAACTGCCCTGGCGGCAGGAGGGTGACCGCCTCTACGGACCTGGTATTTACGACATGAAGTCCGGCGCCCTGATGGCGCTGGAGGCGATGAAGCTTGCGGTCCAGCATGGCTCCGGCCCCAAACTCCCCATAGATCTGCTGTTCATGCCGGATGAAGAAGTCGGCAGTCTCAGTTCCCGCGCGCTCATCGAGGCCTATAGCCGCAATGCCGGCTACGCTCTGGTGGTCGAGCCCGCTCGTGATGGTGGCAAGATCGTCGTCGCGCGCAAGGGCGTGGCCATGTTCGACATCGTCGTTCGCGGCCGCGCCTCCCATGCTGGCACCCGGCCGCAGGATGGACGCAGCGCCGTCCACGCCGCCGCAAGGTTGGTGCTCGAACTCGAAGCATTGAACGACCCCTCGCGCGGCATCACGGTGACTGTCGGCACCATCCATGGCGGAACCGGACGCAACACCGTGCCGGCGGAGTGCCAGATGCAACTTGACGTGCGGGTGCCCGACGAACCGACGGCGACGGAAATCCTCGGCAAGATCGAGGCCCTGAAGCCGG
Coding sequences within:
- a CDS encoding polysaccharide deacetylase family protein; this translates as MSETKKQAEVSEPWLWPDEVWWSRVDKVRAGRSLRPAKWKNGARMAVALSFDADHETFELRNGGISIGRMSQGQYGPRSGMPRILKLLEKYAVPASVFMPAVSAMINADEARAVVASGHELGMHSWIHEFNSRLDEATERDLALRAADVLERISGVRPVGMRTASWDFSPHTLKIAREMNLLYDSSLMADEEPYELLEDGEPTGIVEIPVEWIRDDAPYVAMDRMTGARPYSSPSMVLDIFQRELEVAYEEGGLFQLTLHPHHIGHRSRIFILEEIIRQAQAKGDVWFATHAELAAYCASEAGLKTLHQ
- a CDS encoding M20 family metallopeptidase, with the protein product MTLAISPDDIDQAALLLELQRWVEIETHTPDADAVNRLADRVEAIAKTAGLETERTPGTLGFGDILAVRSPRPAGSNQKSTLILAHLDTVHAAGTIKNQLPWRQEGDRLYGPGIYDMKSGALMALEAMKLAVQHGSGPKLPIDLLFMPDEEVGSLSSRALIEAYSRNAGYALVVEPARDGGKIVVARKGVAMFDIVVRGRASHAGTRPQDGRSAVHAAARLVLELEALNDPSRGITVTVGTIHGGTGRNTVPAECQMQLDVRVPDEPTATEILGKIEALKPVDPDITLEISGGLNRPPFPQSESGKRLFDHTAGIAAELGIKLEGVSTGGGSDGNFTAAIGVATLDGLGADGAGAHTFDEYIFVSSIAPRTALLANLMLTLDGKE
- a CDS encoding helix-turn-helix domain-containing protein is translated as MLFVPLPFVVALLLLLLFLTVVRRDDELAANRPFLVLLLLCAVQSILVGLRLGYGLQWIGYLALVIPTVMPPLVYAGVRRLGVDSPRRWPALLGFYSFPPVVIAVLAVVWPEAIDIAMILIQIAYAVALLWLVRPGPDALRLASFEAAQPAHRALVFAAGALCFSALIDALVLFDFGWTHGAHVGLIVSIANLVGLLVLGTAAAAAASRNSTDAEMVEIPPVLDTAEDKDTVDRIHALMQEKNLYRDANLNLERLARKAGIPSRRISGAINRATAKNVSQYVNDYRIAEACRLLAETDQSVTEIMLEAGFQTKSNFNREFRRVTDMTPVAWREKCAYSANPA
- a CDS encoding ABC transporter substrate-binding protein; protein product: MHFKFLSVVALAASLLATAAYAQSAKDTLTIDLPNDAATLDPHLQWDTDSYSVYRNIFDNLITRDTAGAIVPQIATSWKYLDDKTLEFQIRDDVTFQDGSKLTAEDVAYSVNRIIDPALKSPQLSQFNQIVKAEATSPTVVKMTTKSPYPVLIAQLVKLSIVPKAYVERVGAQEFNLKPMGSGPYRLVQWQKGVQTELQANDHYWRAKPPFEHVVFRAVPDVSTRIADLKTGKADLVRDLPSDQAIALKSSEEAQVLSVPTERVGYIYINAQAGATQDVRVRHAIAYAIDRQTLVDALLQGFGSPVNVVGAKPIFGYTERVDGYPFDPDKARALIKDAGAEGAKIEFLTSPSYDRSMVEAIQQMLNDVGLDTTITSLDQATFLKRRQGDAKDAGSMAFGRWSCACQDADGIIFPLFRTGSSWAKYSNPQFDSLVDDARSTLDSDKRLEDYRKAYEILKQDVPGIGLYQGDAVYGASKNLKWQPSPNEAMFVMDMSWQQ
- a CDS encoding efflux RND transporter periplasmic adaptor subunit, encoding MNAEANIANRLRSLSIEREGTPPADTAASRRLPMRGVALTGLAVALATAAYMSLPLAESLWGPTATGSISQPVKETDAIAQDQLPARLPQTPPLQTVIGSGYVVAEKMITLRPEIGGKVVELPLDVGDHFAAGQVIAQLDTTTDEIELRIARSQAAGTAAAARRVEVSLAQTRKTLERTKLLVERGAKAASSLDDDSLSVVQLTSDLDVARQTAETAGLQVEKQERNLALHRIVAPFDGVIVTRLVGPGDMVASGTDGGGPRDGIAILLDPNSLTIDVDIAQSNAARIEPGQTAVAVLDAFPNRKFKMRVRTIVPAASMQKGTVTARLEFLTPPTRVLPNIAAKVTLDAPELQANANERGL
- a CDS encoding ABC transporter ATP-binding protein; this translates as MDNSTAAPDDGIVINNVRKDYRIGKNAVTIFSDLTMTIGAGDFVAIVGPSGSGKSTLLNLIGGIDRPDGGDINFGHARISRMSESALTKWRGANVGFVFQFYNLMPMLTAEQNIELPLLLTSLTARQRRERVETILSLVGLTDRRKHLPSELSGGQQQRVGIARALASDPKLLLCDEPTGDLDRSSAEEVLAMLRILNAELGKTIVMVTHDDMAARSAKRVLRLDKGQFVEREAA
- a CDS encoding IclR family transcriptional regulator, yielding MNSEVKSAGRVLDILEYMAGRREAVALSQIVRDLTLPKSSAHGLVQTLAARGHLVQDSTGRYMLVEAGRHGFPFRRHEEPLVVKAMPFMERLRDESGETVLLSAMNAHCDVRRLAKCVSRQPIRYDVNLDAAIVAYCTAMGRVLLAHAPNQTLEDYLSRVQFLSYTPYTNTNLQEIRDILVKVRLDGYAVNDQEFVTGSTGIAMPVFDAAGHVVAALNLGTLTSRYIERREALLSMLRKTADDISRSLGYTAKP